A single region of the Bacteroides luhongzhouii genome encodes:
- a CDS encoding NfeD family protein, with translation MDILIITILIIAAVILFLVELFVIPGISLAGISALVCILYANYYAFANLGMAGGFITLGISAIACIGSLVWFMRSKMLDKLALKKDIDSKVDRSAEDSIKVGDTGISTTRLAQIGYAEINGKIVEVKSMDGFLNEKTPIIVNRITDGTIMVERHLK, from the coding sequence ATGGATATACTCATTATCACCATTCTCATTATTGCCGCAGTCATACTGTTTCTGGTAGAACTGTTCGTCATCCCGGGCATTAGCCTGGCCGGAATTTCTGCATTGGTTTGCATCCTTTATGCCAACTACTATGCGTTTGCCAATTTAGGTATGGCAGGAGGATTTATCACTCTTGGTATATCAGCGATTGCCTGCATCGGATCACTGGTTTGGTTCATGCGGTCGAAGATGCTGGACAAACTGGCATTGAAAAAGGATATTGATTCGAAAGTAGACCGTAGCGCAGAAGACAGCATTAAAGTGGGTGATACGGGAATCAGTACTACACGTCTGGCGCAAATCGGTTATGCTGAGATAAACGGAAAAATTGTGGAAGTAAAGTCTATGGATGGCTTCCTCAATGAGAAGACACCGATTATCGTAAACCGTATTACCGATGGTACAATCATGGTTGAAAGACACCTCAAATAA
- a CDS encoding lipocalin family protein has translation MKTLRFLGMTLLMVMLAANFTACGDDEDEQTIIEQANLIGKWQSTWEKIHKVENGKEVVTSDEAYTNGLWEFKTDGTCIESYVDGGHIETSRWSLKDNKLTISYDDGYSDVLTVNELTATKLVLAFEDWDTMEDGSEELDDITTTTYKKID, from the coding sequence ATGAAAACTTTAAGATTCTTAGGAATGACCTTGTTAATGGTCATGTTAGCTGCAAACTTTACAGCGTGCGGCGATGATGAAGATGAACAGACAATCATTGAACAAGCCAACCTTATAGGTAAATGGCAGTCCACTTGGGAGAAGATTCACAAAGTGGAGAATGGTAAAGAAGTAGTAACTTCTGACGAAGCATATACCAATGGTTTATGGGAGTTCAAAACTGACGGTACTTGCATAGAAAGCTATGTGGACGGTGGGCATATAGAAACAAGTCGCTGGTCTTTGAAAGATAATAAGCTGACTATCTCTTACGATGATGGTTATTCAGATGTCCTTACCGTCAATGAACTTACAGCTACCAAGTTAGTTCTCGCCTTTGAGGATTGGGACACAATGGAAGATGGCAGCGAAGAATTGGACGATATTACAACAACCACTTACAAGAAGATTGACTAA
- a CDS encoding PAS domain-containing hybrid sensor histidine kinase/response regulator produces MEPAINLYSPNEKSELIRENYQEILSVLAAHQIALWEYDIITGKCSFSDDYFSTLGLKDTGIIFEDIDDFYRFIHPEDAESYKQAFAEMLSSDSKTSQIRVRCMGEQGKVIWLEDHFLSYKESCKSHPGKLLVYTVNVTSQCEKEQHIKYLEEYNRKIIEALPEFIFIFDDNFFITDVLMAPGTILLHPVEVLRGADGRSIYSPEVSDLFLCNIRECLHDGKLKEIEYPLEVDGSLHYFQARIAPFEGNRVLALIHDIGDRIQRSQELIEAKRRAEDADKMKSVFLANMSHEIRTPLNAIVGFSEIIAVTESEEEKMEYLEIIQRNSNLLLQLINDILDLSRIESGKSEMHFQQVEIVGLVEEVEKVHQLKMKSSVELNVIRPEGEFWTSTDRNRVMQVLFNFLSNAIKNTEKGTITLGLKHEGPWLKLFVSDTGCGISKEKLPQIFTRFEKLDDFVQGTGLGLSICKSIVERLGGRIEVTSELGQGSTFALYLPYQEIPKEVVERRLPHKKDVEADKRKKILVVEDIESNFAQLNILLNKEYIISWVRNGQEAINSFIRESPDLILMDIRMPVMDGIQATEKIRTISLTVPIIAVTAYAFYTEQQQAIQAGCNAVISKPYSLERLRETIESYIG; encoded by the coding sequence ATGGAACCAGCGATCAATTTATATTCTCCGAATGAGAAAAGCGAACTCATACGGGAAAATTATCAGGAAATACTTTCTGTACTTGCAGCTCATCAAATAGCTTTGTGGGAGTATGATATCATTACGGGCAAATGCTCCTTTTCAGACGATTATTTTTCTACACTCGGATTGAAGGATACCGGAATCATTTTTGAGGACATCGATGATTTCTATCGGTTTATTCATCCGGAAGATGCCGAATCCTATAAACAAGCCTTTGCAGAAATGCTTTCATCAGACTCTAAAACCTCACAAATAAGAGTTCGTTGTATGGGCGAACAAGGGAAAGTGATTTGGCTGGAAGATCATTTTCTGTCTTACAAAGAGAGTTGCAAAAGTCATCCGGGCAAACTGCTGGTATATACGGTGAACGTCACTTCACAGTGCGAAAAGGAGCAACATATCAAATATCTGGAAGAATACAACCGTAAAATTATTGAAGCACTGCCGGAATTCATTTTTATCTTTGATGATAACTTCTTCATTACCGATGTCCTGATGGCGCCGGGGACGATTTTGCTTCATCCTGTGGAAGTGTTGCGTGGAGCGGATGGACGATCTATTTATTCACCGGAGGTCAGTGACCTGTTTCTTTGTAACATTCGGGAATGTTTGCATGACGGTAAGTTGAAGGAGATAGAATATCCGCTTGAAGTGGATGGAAGTCTGCATTATTTTCAGGCACGTATCGCCCCCTTCGAAGGAAACAGGGTACTTGCACTGATACATGATATTGGAGACCGGATTCAGCGTTCGCAGGAATTGATCGAAGCTAAACGTCGTGCGGAAGATGCCGATAAGATGAAGTCTGTCTTTCTGGCAAATATGAGCCATGAGATTCGTACTCCGTTGAATGCTATTGTTGGTTTCTCGGAGATTATCGCGGTGACAGAGAGTGAAGAAGAGAAAATGGAGTATCTGGAAATTATTCAGAGAAACAGTAACTTGTTGTTACAGTTAATCAATGATATCTTGGACTTGTCCCGTATTGAATCCGGAAAGTCGGAGATGCATTTCCAGCAGGTAGAGATTGTAGGATTGGTGGAAGAAGTGGAGAAAGTGCACCAGCTGAAGATGAAGTCGAGCGTAGAGTTGAATGTGATTCGTCCGGAAGGAGAATTCTGGACCTCTACCGACCGAAACCGGGTGATGCAGGTCTTGTTCAACTTCCTGTCAAATGCCATTAAAAATACGGAAAAGGGAACTATTACATTAGGGCTGAAACATGAAGGCCCCTGGCTGAAACTATTTGTCAGCGATACAGGTTGTGGAATATCCAAAGAGAAGCTCCCGCAGATTTTCACCCGTTTTGAGAAGCTGGATGACTTCGTGCAAGGTACCGGGCTGGGACTCTCAATCTGTAAAAGTATCGTAGAACGTCTGGGTGGACGCATTGAGGTAACTTCTGAATTGGGGCAGGGGAGTACGTTTGCACTCTATTTGCCTTATCAGGAAATACCGAAAGAAGTTGTTGAAAGAAGACTTCCGCATAAAAAGGATGTTGAAGCAGATAAACGTAAAAAGATATTGGTAGTGGAAGATATAGAGTCGAACTTTGCTCAACTGAACATTCTTCTGAATAAAGAATATATTATCTCATGGGTACGCAATGGACAGGAGGCTATCAATAGTTTCATCCGTGAAAGTCCGGATTTGATTCTGATGGATATTCGTATGCCGGTGATGGACGGTATTCAAGCTACTGAAAAGATTCGTACGATCTCTCTGACCGTGCCTATTATTGCAGTGACTGCGTATGCTTTCTATACCGAACAGCAGCAGGCCATTCAAGCGGGATGTAACGCCGTTATTTCAAAACCCTATTCTTTGGAGAGGCTAAGAGAGACGATAGAATCTTACATCGGATAA
- a CDS encoding tyrosine-type recombinase/integrase, with translation MSLKYSSTTADYLIWSDAMNLIRKLAKDENYKISLLIALGCFTGLRISDILSLRWKQILGTDEFTVIEKKTGKVRTIRLNPQLQQHIKECYEHINPIGINAPILISQKGTIFTVQRINIILKEVKKKYRLKIKNFSCHSLRKTFGRQVYNMNSDNAELALVKLMELFNHSSVAITKRYLGLRQEEILQTYDCLSF, from the coding sequence ATGTCACTTAAATATTCAAGCACAACGGCAGACTATCTTATATGGTCTGATGCAATGAACCTCATAAGAAAGTTAGCCAAAGACGAGAATTATAAAATCTCACTCCTTATAGCTTTGGGATGCTTCACAGGATTAAGAATATCTGATATTCTATCTCTAAGATGGAAGCAGATATTAGGTACTGACGAGTTTACAGTAATTGAGAAGAAGACAGGCAAGGTAAGGACTATCAGACTGAATCCCCAATTACAGCAGCACATTAAAGAGTGCTACGAGCATATAAATCCTATTGGAATCAATGCACCAATCCTTATAAGTCAGAAAGGCACTATCTTCACAGTCCAAAGAATCAATATCATTCTTAAAGAGGTGAAGAAGAAGTACAGGCTAAAGATTAAGAACTTTAGCTGCCATTCTCTTAGAAAGACTTTTGGTAGACAGGTCTATAATATGAACAGCGATAATGCTGAACTTGCTTTAGTAAAGCTGATGGAACTGTTCAACCATAGTTCTGTTGCCATTACTAAAAGATACTTGGGATTAAGACAGGAAGAAATCTTACAGACTTATGACTGTTTGAGCTTCTGA
- a CDS encoding NAD(P)-dependent oxidoreductase produces MEKVKRIVLIGASGFVGSALLNEALNRGFEVTAVVRHPEKIKIENENLKVVKADVAVLDEVADVCKGADAVISAFNPGWNNPDIYDETIKVYLTIIDGVKKAGINRFLMVGGAGSLFIAPGLRLMDSGEVPENILPGVKALGEFYLNFLKKEKEIDWVFFSPAADMRPGVRTGRYRLGKDDMIVDIVGNSHISVEDYAAAMIDELEYPKHHQERFTIGY; encoded by the coding sequence ATGGAGAAAGTAAAAAGGATAGTCCTTATCGGAGCAAGCGGCTTTGTAGGTTCCGCTCTTCTGAACGAGGCTTTGAATCGTGGTTTCGAAGTTACAGCAGTGGTTCGTCATCCGGAAAAGATAAAGATAGAGAATGAAAATCTGAAAGTGGTGAAAGCCGATGTAGCTGTGCTTGATGAAGTGGCCGACGTTTGTAAAGGTGCAGATGCCGTTATTAGTGCGTTTAATCCGGGATGGAATAATCCTGATATATACGATGAAACCATTAAAGTTTATCTGACTATTATTGATGGAGTGAAGAAGGCTGGTATCAATCGTTTTCTGATGGTTGGCGGTGCCGGTTCTTTGTTTATCGCTCCGGGCTTGCGTTTGATGGATTCCGGCGAGGTGCCCGAAAATATATTGCCGGGAGTGAAAGCCTTAGGAGAGTTTTATCTGAACTTCTTGAAGAAAGAGAAAGAAATAGACTGGGTGTTCTTCTCTCCGGCAGCGGATATGCGTCCGGGAGTACGTACAGGACGTTACCGGTTGGGAAAAGATGATATGATTGTAGACATCGTAGGAAACAGCCATATCTCTGTCGAAGATTATGCTGCCGCAATGATTGATGAATTGGAGTATCCGAAACATCATCAGGAGAGATTTACGATTGGTTATTGA
- the mnmE gene encoding tRNA uridine-5-carboxymethylaminomethyl(34) synthesis GTPase MnmE has product MNQDTICAIATAQGGAIGSIRVSGPEAISITGSIFKPAKTGKLLSEQKPYTLTFGRIYDGDEIIDEVLVSLFRAPHSYTGEESTEITCHGSSYILQQVMQLLIKNGCRMAQPGEYTQRAFLNGKMDLSQAEAVADLIASSSAATHRLAMSQMRGGFSKELTELRNKLLNFTSMIELELDFSEEDVEFADRSALKKLADEIEQVISRLAHSFSVGNAIKNGVPVAIIGETNAGKSTLLNVLLNEDKAIVSDIHGTTRDVIEDTINIGGITFRFIDTAGIRETNDTIESLGIERTFQKLDQAEIVLWMVDAVNAASQIEQLSEKIIPRCEGKHLIVVFNKADLIEDKQKENLQSLLKDFPKESTECIFISAKQRENTSELQKMLIDAAHLPTVTQNDIIVTNVRHYEALNKALEAIHRVQSGLDSQISGDFLSQDIRECIFFISDIAGEVTNDMVLQNIFQHFCIGK; this is encoded by the coding sequence ATGAATCAAGATACAATCTGCGCTATCGCTACCGCCCAGGGCGGTGCTATCGGAAGCATCCGCGTTTCCGGACCGGAAGCTATTTCTATCACCGGCAGCATATTCAAGCCCGCCAAGACTGGCAAATTATTGAGTGAGCAAAAACCATATACTTTGACATTCGGACGTATTTATGACGGAGACGAGATTATTGACGAAGTGCTCGTCAGTCTTTTCCGTGCTCCTCATTCATACACGGGAGAAGAGAGTACGGAAATCACGTGTCACGGTTCTTCTTACATTCTTCAACAGGTGATGCAGTTGCTTATCAAAAACGGCTGCCGCATGGCCCAACCGGGAGAGTATACGCAACGCGCTTTCCTTAACGGAAAGATGGATTTAAGTCAGGCAGAGGCTGTGGCGGACTTGATCGCGTCTTCATCTGCTGCCACTCATCGTTTGGCTATGAGCCAGATGCGAGGTGGTTTCAGCAAGGAACTGACGGAATTACGTAACAAATTGCTGAATTTCACCTCTATGATCGAACTGGAGTTGGACTTCAGCGAAGAGGATGTTGAATTTGCCGATCGTTCGGCATTAAAGAAACTGGCAGATGAAATTGAACAGGTCATTTCGCGGTTGGCTCATTCTTTTAGTGTTGGTAATGCTATTAAGAACGGTGTCCCTGTAGCTATTATCGGTGAAACGAATGCCGGAAAATCGACTTTATTGAATGTATTATTAAATGAAGATAAGGCGATTGTCAGTGATATCCACGGGACAACGCGTGATGTGATCGAAGATACTATCAACATCGGAGGAATCACTTTCCGGTTCATTGATACTGCCGGAATCCGGGAAACCAATGATACGATCGAAAGTCTCGGTATCGAACGTACTTTCCAAAAGTTAGATCAGGCAGAGATTGTTCTTTGGATGGTAGATGCTGTGAATGCTGCCTCTCAAATCGAACAGTTATCAGAGAAGATCATTCCGCGTTGTGAAGGAAAGCATTTGATTGTTGTGTTCAATAAGGCTGATTTGATCGAAGACAAGCAAAAAGAGAATTTACAGTCTCTATTAAAAGACTTTCCTAAAGAGTCTACGGAATGTATTTTTATCTCGGCCAAACAACGGGAAAATACAAGTGAGCTACAAAAAATGCTTATTGATGCAGCACATTTACCAACAGTAACACAAAATGATATTATTGTGACAAATGTAAGACATTATGAGGCTTTAAACAAAGCTTTGGAAGCTATTCATAGAGTACAGAGTGGGCTTGATTCACAAATTTCCGGAGATTTTCTTTCGCAAGACATACGGGAATGCATCTTCTTCATTTCAGACATAGCTGGCGAGGTTACGAATGATATGGTGCTTCAGAATATCTTTCAACATTTTTGCATCGGGAAGTAA
- the floA gene encoding flotillin-like protein FloA (flotillin-like protein involved in membrane lipid rafts) encodes METSLYLPILLIVGGIIFLILFFHYVPFFLWLSAKVSGVNISLIQLFLMRIRNVPPYIIVPGMIEAHKAGLKNITRDELEAHYLAGGHVEKVVHALVSASKANIELSFQMATAIDLAGRDVFEAVQMSVNPKVIDTPPVTAVAKDGIQLIAKARVTVRASIKQLVGGAGEDTILARVGEGIVSSIGSSENHKSVLENPDSISKLVLRKGLDAGTAFEILSIDIADIDIGKNIGAALQIDQANADKNIAQAKAEERRAMAVASEQEMKAKAQEARAKVIEAEAEVPKAMAEAFRSGNLGIMDYYRMKNIEADTSMRENIAKPTTGNTGNQPLSK; translated from the coding sequence ATGGAAACATCTCTGTACTTACCTATCCTTCTGATTGTTGGAGGTATTATTTTCCTAATACTATTTTTCCATTATGTGCCGTTCTTCTTATGGTTGTCGGCCAAAGTATCAGGTGTCAACATCTCGTTGATACAGCTATTCCTGATGCGTATACGTAATGTTCCGCCTTATATCATCGTGCCGGGAATGATCGAGGCTCACAAAGCCGGATTAAAAAACATTACCCGTGACGAACTGGAAGCCCATTATCTGGCGGGAGGACATGTGGAAAAAGTAGTCCACGCCTTAGTATCTGCATCAAAGGCGAATATCGAATTATCGTTTCAAATGGCAACTGCTATCGACCTTGCAGGACGTGATGTATTTGAAGCTGTACAGATGTCGGTAAATCCTAAAGTGATTGACACTCCTCCTGTTACGGCTGTTGCCAAAGATGGTATTCAGTTGATAGCCAAAGCCAGAGTAACAGTACGTGCCAGCATCAAACAGCTGGTCGGTGGTGCAGGTGAAGATACGATTCTCGCCCGTGTAGGCGAAGGTATCGTTTCGTCTATCGGTTCGTCTGAAAACCATAAATCGGTACTTGAGAATCCGGATTCAATCTCTAAACTTGTACTTCGTAAAGGTTTGGACGCAGGAACGGCTTTCGAGATCTTGTCTATTGATATTGCGGACATCGATATAGGTAAAAACATCGGTGCGGCTCTGCAAATCGATCAGGCTAACGCAGATAAGAACATCGCACAGGCAAAAGCCGAAGAGCGCCGTGCTATGGCAGTTGCTTCCGAACAGGAAATGAAAGCAAAAGCACAGGAAGCCCGTGCCAAAGTGATCGAAGCAGAAGCTGAAGTTCCTAAAGCGATGGCTGAAGCTTTCCGCAGCGGCAACTTAGGTATCATGGATTATTATCGTATGAAAAATATTGAAGCTGATACCTCCATGCGTGAGAATATCGCCAAGCCGACAACAGGCAACACAGGCAATCAGCCGTTGAGCAAATAA
- a CDS encoding DMT family protein, which translates to MKALYTILLLIVSNVFMTFAWYGHLKMKQEYSWFAALPLIGVIAFSWSIAFFEYSCQIPANRIGYVGNGGPFSLMQLKVLQEVITLIIFTVFTTVFFKGEALHWNHIAAFVCLILAVYFVFMK; encoded by the coding sequence ATGAAAGCTCTCTACACAATTTTATTGCTTATAGTATCAAATGTCTTTATGACTTTTGCTTGGTATGGCCATTTAAAGATGAAGCAGGAATATTCTTGGTTTGCTGCTCTTCCTTTGATAGGTGTAATAGCCTTTAGTTGGTCAATAGCTTTTTTTGAGTATTCTTGTCAAATTCCAGCGAATCGCATTGGATATGTAGGTAATGGAGGACCATTTTCATTGATGCAGTTGAAAGTTCTTCAAGAAGTAATAACTCTTATTATATTCACAGTTTTTACAACTGTATTCTTTAAAGGTGAAGCTTTGCACTGGAATCATATAGCTGCCTTCGTTTGCTTGATATTGGCTGTTTATTTTGTATTTATGAAATAG
- a CDS encoding ATP-binding protein, which yields MTQFTEEEKTIRRIERRFSKGVVQYGLIEEGDKILIGLSGGKDSLALVELLGKRARIYKPRFSVVAVHIVMKNIPYQSDMEYLKAHCEAYGVPFVQYETAFDPATDTRKSPCFLCSWNRRKALFTVAKEHGCNKIALGHHMDDILETLLMNITYQGAFGTMPPRLVMKKFDMTIIRPMCLVHEADLIELAALRHYQKQVKNCPYESQSSRSDMKGVLRQLEAMNPEARYSLWGSMTNVQEELLPDQID from the coding sequence ATGACACAATTTACGGAAGAAGAGAAAACCATTCGCCGCATTGAACGGCGGTTTAGCAAAGGGGTGGTGCAATATGGATTGATAGAAGAAGGAGACAAAATCCTTATCGGACTGTCGGGAGGAAAAGATTCGTTGGCGCTTGTTGAGCTGTTGGGTAAACGCGCGCGTATCTATAAACCTCGCTTTTCTGTTGTTGCCGTTCATATAGTGATGAAGAATATTCCTTATCAGAGCGATATGGAATATTTGAAAGCACACTGCGAGGCGTATGGGGTACCCTTCGTGCAGTATGAGACTGCTTTTGATCCTGCTACCGATACACGCAAATCTCCTTGTTTCCTTTGTTCATGGAACCGCCGGAAAGCCCTGTTCACTGTTGCCAAGGAGCACGGATGCAATAAAATCGCTCTCGGTCACCATATGGATGATATTTTGGAAACTTTATTGATGAATATCACTTATCAGGGGGCGTTCGGTACAATGCCGCCCCGGTTGGTGATGAAGAAGTTTGATATGACAATTATTCGTCCGATGTGTCTGGTTCACGAAGCCGATTTGATAGAATTGGCGGCTTTGCGTCATTATCAGAAGCAAGTGAAGAATTGTCCTTATGAATCGCAGTCCAGCCGTAGTGACATGAAAGGAGTTTTGCGACAACTGGAAGCGATGAATCCGGAGGCACGTTACAGCCTTTGGGGAAGCATGACCAATGTACAGGAAGAATTATTACCAGATCAAATAGATTAA
- a CDS encoding JAB domain-containing protein — MDIDYTVGEVELSYKPKFKSLHQVSCSEDAYKYLLPTYKEGTICYKEYFKVLFLNQAKQILGYTLISEGGITETCADVRVILQAALLTNSVAIILAHNHPSGSMKPSKQDMEITKQVKEAARLMRITVLDHLILTDAGYYSFADEGEL, encoded by the coding sequence ATGGATATAGATTATACTGTGGGTGAAGTGGAACTGTCCTACAAACCAAAATTTAAAAGTCTGCATCAAGTAAGTTGTTCAGAGGATGCTTATAAATACTTGCTTCCTACATATAAGGAAGGTACAATCTGTTACAAGGAATACTTCAAAGTACTGTTTCTTAACCAAGCCAAGCAAATTTTAGGTTACACTCTTATATCAGAGGGTGGAATTACTGAAACTTGTGCTGATGTCAGAGTAATTCTACAAGCTGCATTGCTCACCAATTCAGTAGCTATCATTCTTGCACATAATCACCCAAGTGGTAGCATGAAACCAAGCAAGCAGGATATGGAGATTACTAAGCAGGTCAAAGAAGCTGCAAGACTAATGAGAATTACAGTTTTAGACCACCTCATACTTACAGATGCAGGATATTATAGCTTCGCTGACGAAGGAGAATTATAA
- a CDS encoding nucleoside phosphorylase — MKKYFPSSELIINEDGSVFHLHVKPEWLADKVILVGDPGRVALVASHFENKECEVESREFKTITGTYKGKRITVVSTGIGCDNIDIVMNELDALANIDFNTREEKDQFRQLELVRIGTCGGLQPNTPVGTFVCSQKSIGFDGLLNFYAGRNAVCDLPFERAFLNHMGWSGNMCAPAPYVIDASEELIDRIAKDDMVRGVTIAAGGFFGPQGRELRVPLADPKQNDKIEAFEYKGYKITNFEMESSALAGLSRLMGHKAMTVCMVIANRLIKEANTGYKNTIDTLIKTVLDRI; from the coding sequence ATGAAAAAGTACTTTCCATCCTCTGAATTGATTATCAATGAAGACGGTTCAGTATTCCATCTTCACGTAAAGCCCGAATGGTTGGCAGACAAAGTAATTCTGGTAGGTGACCCCGGACGTGTAGCACTCGTAGCTTCTCATTTCGAAAACAAAGAATGTGAAGTGGAAAGCCGCGAATTCAAAACCATTACGGGTACTTATAAAGGTAAACGGATTACAGTGGTTTCTACAGGAATCGGTTGCGACAACATCGATATCGTAATGAATGAACTGGACGCGCTCGCCAATATCGATTTTAATACCCGTGAAGAAAAGGATCAGTTCCGCCAACTGGAATTAGTACGTATCGGCACATGTGGCGGCTTACAGCCCAACACTCCTGTCGGAACATTTGTGTGTTCGCAAAAATCTATCGGATTCGACGGATTGTTGAATTTCTATGCCGGACGAAATGCTGTATGCGACTTACCTTTTGAACGTGCATTCCTCAATCACATGGGTTGGTCGGGAAATATGTGCGCGCCTGCTCCTTATGTTATTGATGCCAGCGAAGAACTGATTGACCGGATTGCCAAAGATGACATGGTACGTGGAGTAACAATCGCCGCCGGAGGTTTCTTTGGTCCGCAGGGACGTGAACTTCGTGTTCCATTGGCAGACCCGAAACAGAATGATAAAATTGAAGCTTTCGAATATAAAGGCTACAAGATAACCAACTTCGAAATGGAAAGTTCGGCTTTGGCAGGACTTAGCCGGTTGATGGGGCACAAGGCAATGACCGTCTGCATGGTGATAGCCAACCGACTTATTAAAGAGGCCAATACAGGATATAAAAATACAATTGATACACTGATTAAGACTGTACTTGACAGAATATAG
- a CDS encoding tetratricopeptide repeat protein, producing MKGKYILFLICSLFLCEVSAQTLEQARTLFTKGDYEKAKPVFEKYAKSQPSNGNYNYWYGVCCLKTGEAEEAVKPLEIAVKKRVTGGQLYLGQAYNETYRFEDAVNCFEEYIADLSKRRKSTEEAEKLLEKSKSDLRMLKGVEDVCIVDSFVVDKATFLQAYKISEESGKLFTFNDFFKTEGDHPGTVYETEIGNKIYYSEKGEKGYLDIFSKNKLLNEWSDGRPLPGSINASGNANYPFVLSDGVTVYYASDGEGLGGYDIFVTRYNTNTDTYLVPDNVGMPFNSPYNDYMYVIDEYNNLGWFASDRFQPEGKVCIYVFIPNTSKQTYNYEAMEQQQIIRLAQIHSLKETWKDKQAVTEALQRLEAAISHKPKERRAMDFEFVIDDHTTYYLMSDFKSAKAKSLFQRYQQMEKDYYQQEEKLNSLRQQYAGANQQGKEKMAPAILDLEKRVLQMSEELDTLEVNVRNAEKTK from the coding sequence ATGAAAGGAAAATATATTCTATTTTTAATTTGCAGCCTCTTCCTTTGCGAAGTATCTGCACAAACGCTGGAACAGGCACGCACCTTATTCACTAAAGGTGACTATGAAAAAGCCAAGCCTGTCTTCGAAAAGTATGCTAAATCACAACCGTCGAACGGGAACTATAATTATTGGTATGGCGTATGTTGCCTGAAAACCGGAGAAGCGGAAGAAGCTGTAAAACCTCTCGAGATAGCAGTGAAGAAACGTGTTACCGGCGGACAACTCTATCTGGGACAAGCATATAACGAGACTTATCGTTTCGAAGACGCTGTAAACTGTTTTGAGGAATATATCGCAGATTTAAGTAAACGCAGGAAATCGACGGAAGAAGCGGAAAAGCTTCTGGAAAAGAGCAAATCCGACCTTCGAATGTTGAAGGGAGTGGAAGATGTATGCATCGTTGACAGCTTCGTCGTAGACAAGGCGACTTTCCTCCAGGCATACAAGATTAGTGAAGAATCTGGTAAGTTGTTTACCTTCAATGATTTTTTCAAAACAGAAGGAGATCATCCGGGAACTGTTTACGAGACAGAAATCGGAAATAAAATCTATTATAGCGAAAAGGGTGAAAAGGGATATCTTGACATCTTCTCAAAAAACAAGTTGCTGAATGAATGGAGTGACGGACGCCCGTTACCGGGCAGTATCAACGCTTCCGGAAACGCGAATTATCCGTTTGTTCTATCGGACGGAGTCACCGTTTACTATGCCAGCGATGGCGAAGGACTGGGAGGCTATGATATCTTTGTCACCCGTTACAACACGAATACCGACACTTATCTTGTTCCGGACAATGTAGGTATGCCGTTTAATTCGCCGTACAATGATTATATGTATGTCATTGACGAATACAACAACCTCGGATGGTTTGCTTCCGACCGTTTCCAGCCCGAAGGAAAGGTATGTATTTATGTATTCATTCCTAATACTTCCAAGCAGACTTATAATTATGAGGCAATGGAACAGCAACAGATTATTCGTCTGGCACAGATTCATTCACTGAAAGAAACCTGGAAAGACAAACAAGCTGTTACCGAAGCATTGCAACGTTTGGAAGCTGCCATCAGTCATAAGCCTAAAGAACGTCGTGCGATGGACTTTGAGTTTGTCATTGACGATCATACGACTTACTATCTGATGAGCGATTTTAAATCCGCAAAAGCAAAATCACTTTTCCAGCGTTACCAGCAGATGGAGAAAGACTATTATCAACAAGAAGAAAAACTGAATAGCCTGCGTCAACAATATGCCGGTGCCAACCAACAAGGAAAAGAAAAAATGGCTCCTGCCATCCTCGACCTCGAAAAGCGGGTATTGCAAATGTCCGAAGAACTGGATACTCTTGAAGTGAATGTACGTAATGCAGAAAAAACAAAATAA